One stretch of Flavobacterium sp. 9 DNA includes these proteins:
- the bcp gene encoding thioredoxin-dependent thiol peroxidase, giving the protein MTTLKAGDKAPNFSGIDQDGKSHKLADYAGKKLVVFFYPKASTPGCTAEACDLRDNFERFKANNYELLGVSADSQKAQEKFKDKYELPFPLLADEDKSVINAFGVWGPKKFMGKEYDGIHRTTFVINESGIIDEVIEKVKTKEHAAQILK; this is encoded by the coding sequence ATGACAACATTAAAAGCAGGTGATAAAGCACCAAATTTTTCGGGAATAGATCAAGATGGCAAATCGCATAAATTAGCAGATTACGCTGGAAAAAAACTGGTAGTTTTCTTTTATCCAAAAGCAAGCACACCAGGTTGTACAGCAGAAGCTTGTGATTTAAGAGATAATTTTGAGCGTTTCAAAGCCAATAATTATGAACTTCTTGGCGTAAGTGCAGATAGTCAAAAAGCACAAGAAAAATTCAAAGACAAATACGAACTTCCGTTCCCATTATTAGCAGACGAAGACAAATCAGTAATCAATGCATTTGGCGTTTGGGGACCTAAAAAATTTATGGGAAAAGAATACGACGGAATCCACAGAACAACATTCGTAATCAACGAAAGCGGAATCATCGATGAGGTTATCGAAAAAGTAAAAACAAAAGAACACGCAGCACAGATCTTGAAATAG
- a CDS encoding TonB-dependent receptor: MGTEIKLKGDKVIEQIPSIKDKALRINLNENIYGTFAEIGAGQETVRHFFRSGGSSGTIAKAMSAYDKDFSDAIYGIETDGRYVTEERLKKMLTLEGQIIEERLSREKHPTKLFFSYANTVATIDFAKQFKGHGWVGIRYQIEPDEAYNEIILHIRFKETDARLQQETLGILGVNLIYGAFYKYNDPKRLLRYLYDHLDKDQLEIDTINFSGPRFADVDNRLMSLQLVKNGMTDAVMFNPEGKNILPAAILYKKNLLALRGSFRPVTKVNMDMYEKSLKMFLEENKVEKDNTLVVFEITLSNLRSDGEIDERDFMDRAELLCSLGQTVMISNFQEYYKVVEYFANYTKARMGLAMGVNNLVDIFDEKYYRHLSGGILEAFGKLFYRDMKVFLYPMLDENGVLMNSTNLKVHPRMKELYKFFKFNGKVVDIADYDPHNLEVFSREVLKMINQGKTGWEHMLPSGIAEIIKEHHLFGYHPQKELEQNT, translated from the coding sequence ATGGGTACAGAAATAAAACTCAAAGGTGACAAGGTCATCGAACAGATTCCTTCTATAAAAGACAAAGCTTTACGCATAAATTTAAACGAAAATATCTACGGAACATTTGCTGAAATTGGCGCTGGACAAGAAACGGTGAGACACTTTTTCAGATCCGGAGGTTCTTCTGGAACAATTGCAAAAGCGATGTCTGCCTATGACAAAGATTTTAGTGATGCGATTTACGGAATTGAAACTGACGGCCGTTATGTAACCGAAGAGCGTTTAAAAAAAATGCTGACTCTTGAAGGCCAAATCATCGAAGAGCGTTTAAGCAGAGAAAAACATCCTACTAAACTTTTCTTTAGTTATGCCAATACGGTTGCAACTATAGATTTTGCAAAACAATTTAAAGGTCACGGTTGGGTTGGAATTCGATACCAAATTGAACCTGACGAAGCATATAATGAAATTATTCTGCACATTCGTTTTAAAGAAACTGATGCAAGATTACAACAGGAAACGCTTGGAATTTTAGGTGTAAACTTAATTTACGGCGCTTTTTACAAATATAACGATCCTAAACGATTACTTCGTTATTTGTACGATCACTTAGACAAAGACCAATTAGAAATTGATACTATTAACTTCTCAGGGCCTCGTTTTGCCGATGTTGATAACCGTTTAATGAGTTTACAATTGGTTAAAAACGGAATGACAGATGCTGTAATGTTTAATCCTGAAGGGAAAAACATTTTACCGGCTGCCATTTTATACAAAAAGAATCTTCTTGCTTTAAGAGGAAGTTTTCGTCCGGTTACGAAGGTAAATATGGACATGTACGAGAAATCGCTTAAAATGTTCCTCGAAGAAAATAAGGTTGAAAAAGATAATACTTTAGTTGTTTTTGAAATTACACTTTCGAATTTACGTTCTGATGGTGAAATTGATGAGCGTGATTTCATGGACAGAGCCGAATTACTATGTTCGTTAGGTCAAACTGTTATGATCTCGAATTTCCAGGAGTATTATAAAGTTGTTGAATATTTTGCTAATTATACTAAGGCCAGAATGGGATTGGCAATGGGTGTAAACAATTTAGTTGATATTTTTGATGAGAAATACTACCGTCATTTAAGTGGTGGAATTCTGGAAGCTTTTGGAAAATTATTCTACAGAGATATGAAAGTTTTCTTGTATCCAATGTTAGATGAAAATGGAGTTTTAATGAATTCAACTAACCTAAAAGTACATCCAAGAATGAAAGAGTTATACAAATTCTTTAAATTCAATGGAAAAGTAGTTGATATTGCCGATTACGATCCGCATAATCTTGAGGTTTTCTCTCGCGAGGTTTTGAAAATGATCAATCAGGGAAAAACGGGTTGGGAACATATGCTTCCTTCTGGTATTGCCGAAATTATAAAAGAACATCACCTTTTCGGATATCATCCGCAGAAGGAATTAGAACAAAATACTTAG
- a CDS encoding cysteine hydrolase family protein translates to MNVSKLDNPALILIDIQKGFNDILYWGEERNNINAEQKAGELLEIWRTKKLPVFHIQHCSSNPNSILNETNPGNEFQDIVKPLEFETIIKKNVNSAFIGTNLKEQLDDAKITTVVIVGLTTDHCVSTTTRMAANYGYTTYLISDATATFNKKGINGEIFSAEIIHQTALASLNDEFAQVVTSDFIKKIV, encoded by the coding sequence GGATTTAATGATATTTTATATTGGGGCGAAGAGCGAAATAATATAAATGCAGAACAAAAGGCAGGAGAACTTCTTGAAATTTGGAGAACTAAAAAATTACCTGTTTTTCATATTCAACATTGTTCTTCTAATCCAAATTCAATTTTAAACGAAACAAATCCGGGAAATGAATTTCAGGATATCGTAAAACCACTTGAATTTGAAACCATCATCAAAAAGAATGTAAATAGCGCTTTTATTGGAACAAATCTAAAAGAACAACTTGATGATGCAAAAATCACAACTGTTGTCATTGTAGGATTAACAACTGATCATTGCGTTTCTACGACCACGAGAATGGCAGCGAATTATGGTTATACTACTTATTTAATTTCTGATGCAACGGCAACTTTTAATAAAAAAGGTATAAATGGAGAAATTTTTTCTGCTGAAATAATTCACCAAACTGCTTTAGCAAGTTTAAATGATGAATTTGCTCAGGTTGTTACTTCTGATTTTATCAAAAAAATCGTTTAA
- a CDS encoding tetratricopeptide repeat protein, translated as MKNNLIMLSCLLLINIGAFAQKDQIKEAQTLFDKGKSEESLVILNKTEYLILNAPDEDKSDFYFLKGNVLKDLAVKNIDAANNFTLASQSYQDVFLYENESGKFKFTVKANMALKEMKSSLVNGAMSDFNAGKFKESAEKSYKVYLFDKKDTLNLYNAAASSVNAKDYDSAIKYYEALKKINFSGKGVLYLATNKKTKEEDLFVSPKARESAILQGAYEKPRTESVPSKKIEVNSNLAYSYMEKKDYAKAESTYNYVLELDPNYVDAYINMAYLKLQMKKDLSDEIATLGTSAAEMQKYDKLNARKDDVARSAIPYLKKVLTIEPKNADATKTLLGVYRSLDMTNEYNTLKSSM; from the coding sequence ATGAAAAATAACCTTATAATGTTATCATGCCTACTATTGATAAACATTGGAGCATTTGCTCAAAAAGACCAGATTAAAGAGGCACAAACTTTATTTGATAAAGGAAAAAGCGAAGAATCTTTAGTAATTTTAAATAAAACAGAATATCTTATCCTTAATGCGCCTGATGAAGATAAATCTGATTTTTATTTCTTAAAAGGAAATGTATTAAAAGATTTAGCCGTAAAAAATATCGATGCTGCAAACAATTTTACGTTGGCATCGCAGTCTTATCAGGACGTATTTTTGTATGAAAATGAATCCGGAAAATTCAAATTTACTGTCAAGGCAAATATGGCTTTAAAAGAAATGAAATCGAGTCTTGTTAATGGGGCAATGTCTGATTTTAATGCCGGTAAGTTCAAAGAAAGTGCAGAAAAAAGTTATAAAGTTTATTTATTCGATAAAAAAGATACATTAAACCTTTATAATGCTGCAGCCTCTTCTGTAAATGCTAAAGATTATGACTCAGCTATTAAGTATTATGAAGCCTTAAAAAAGATCAATTTCTCAGGAAAAGGAGTTCTGTATCTTGCTACAAACAAAAAAACAAAAGAAGAAGACCTTTTTGTTTCGCCAAAAGCAAGAGAATCAGCTATTTTACAAGGAGCGTATGAAAAGCCAAGAACAGAGTCAGTTCCTTCTAAGAAAATTGAAGTTAACAGCAATTTGGCATATTCTTATATGGAAAAGAAAGATTACGCAAAAGCAGAGTCAACCTATAATTATGTTTTAGAATTAGATCCTAATTATGTTGATGCTTACATCAATATGGCTTATCTAAAGTTGCAAATGAAAAAAGATTTATCTGATGAAATAGCAACATTGGGAACTTCTGCTGCCGAAATGCAGAAATACGATAAGTTAAATGCCAGAAAAGATGATGTTGCCCGTAGTGCGATTCCGTATCTTAAAAAAGTGCTTACAATTGAGCCTAAAAATGCAGATGCAACAAAAACACTATTAGGAGTCTACAGATCTTTAGACATGACAAATGAATACAATACGCTAAAAAGTAGTATGTAA
- a CDS encoding MBL fold metallo-hydrolase yields the protein MKVYFLGTGTSQGIPIIGVDHPVCKSTDAKDKRLRVAIWITWNEHSYVIDCGPDFRQQMLSCGCRHLDAILFTHEHADHTAGLDDIRPFNFRQGEIPVYAHQRVIDNLKRRFDYVFETVNKYPGAPSVKTIEVINNEPFAVGDKMAIPINVMHGDLQVFGYRIDDFAYLTDVKTIAEDEVEKLKGLKVLVVNALRVEPHDTHFNLQEALDFINLVQPEIAYLTHISHVLGFHEEVQKQLPKNVFLAYDNLEITI from the coding sequence TTGAAGGTATATTTTTTAGGTACTGGCACATCACAAGGTATTCCGATTATCGGAGTCGATCATCCCGTTTGTAAAAGCACTGATGCTAAGGATAAAAGGCTCAGAGTAGCCATTTGGATTACATGGAACGAGCATTCATACGTGATCGATTGCGGTCCTGATTTCAGACAGCAAATGCTCTCATGCGGCTGCCGACATCTCGATGCAATATTATTTACGCACGAACACGCAGATCATACTGCAGGTTTAGATGATATTCGTCCGTTTAATTTTCGTCAGGGCGAAATTCCCGTTTATGCACATCAAAGAGTAATTGATAATTTGAAACGTCGTTTTGATTATGTTTTCGAAACCGTAAACAAATATCCGGGCGCTCCAAGTGTTAAAACCATTGAAGTAATCAACAACGAACCATTTGCTGTTGGCGATAAAATGGCGATTCCTATAAATGTAATGCATGGAGACTTGCAGGTTTTTGGATATCGCATAGATGATTTTGCGTACTTAACCGATGTTAAAACCATTGCAGAAGATGAAGTTGAGAAATTAAAAGGTCTTAAGGTTTTGGTTGTAAATGCCTTACGCGTAGAACCGCACGATACACATTTTAATTTGCAGGAAGCACTTGATTTTATAAATTTGGTGCAGCCGGAAATTGCTTATTTAACACATATCAGTCACGTTTTAGGTTTTCACGAAGAAGTACAGAAACAACTTCCTAAAAACGTTTTCCTTGCTTACGACAATTTAGAAATTACAATTTAA
- the nth gene encoding endonuclease III: MNKEARVTFVINTLKELYPTIPVPLDHKDPYTLLIAVLLSAQCTDVRVNQITPLLFAKADNPYDMIKMSVEEIKEIIRPCGLSPMKSKGIHGLSHILIDKHNGEVPQSFEALEELPAVGHKTASVVMSQAFGVPAFPVDTHIHRLMYRWNLSNGKNVTQTEKDAKRLFPRELWNDLHLQIIWYGREYSPARGWSLDKDIITKTIGKKSIIEEAAKK; encoded by the coding sequence ATGAATAAAGAAGCTCGCGTAACATTTGTTATAAATACGTTAAAAGAACTCTACCCAACTATACCCGTTCCATTAGACCATAAAGATCCTTATACGCTGTTGATTGCCGTTTTACTTTCGGCGCAATGTACAGATGTTCGTGTGAATCAGATTACGCCTTTACTTTTTGCTAAGGCTGATAATCCGTATGATATGATTAAAATGTCTGTGGAAGAAATTAAAGAAATTATTCGTCCTTGTGGTTTATCGCCTATGAAATCGAAGGGAATTCATGGTTTGTCACATATTTTGATCGACAAACATAATGGTGAAGTTCCGCAGAGTTTTGAAGCTCTTGAAGAATTACCAGCTGTTGGACATAAAACTGCAAGTGTGGTGATGTCTCAGGCTTTTGGCGTTCCTGCTTTTCCAGTTGACACTCATATTCACAGATTGATGTACAGATGGAATTTGTCAAATGGAAAGAATGTCACGCAAACTGAAAAAGATGCTAAAAGACTATTCCCAAGGGAATTGTGGAACGATTTGCATCTTCAGATTATTTGGTACGGACGTGAATATTCGCCTGCCAGAGGTTGGAGTCTGGACAAGGATATTATCACTAAAACTATTGGGAAGAAATCTATAATTGAAGAAGCTGCTAAAAAGTAA